The DNA region AGCTCTCGCATTTGCTTGATTAACTGATCTAAACCCTTCAACGAAAACTTATAGCCATGAATTGGATTCGGTGTCGATCCGAGCTTCGCCATCGCGTGCATTTCTGCCAGAGTTTCGATGGTGCCTGATGTACCAATCATTTTCACCACTTCACTCGGCTGAAGGTGCTCCCTCAACTCCTCAATAGGACGCTCTAACATCCCTCGAATATAAGCACTGAGGGTTATAAATTCTCGATCTGAAATTGGATCAGTTGACACAAAATCTTGAGTTAAACGAACAGCCCCCACTTTCGTACTACTGAGAAACCGTGCTTCATGAGTTTCAACCAAACTAATCTCTGTTGACCCACCCCCAATATCAATCAGTAAACGGGGCTGACGATTAAAATCAACAGCAGATAAAACGCCAAGATAAATACGGCGAGCTTCTTCCTGACCTGAAATCAAATCCACTTTGAGCTGTAATTCTGTTTCAATGTGCTGCAAAAACTCTCGTCCATTAGGGGCTTCACGCATTGCGCTCGTGGCAACGGCAACTAAAGAATCTGCCTGAAAACTTTTCGCGAGAGTTTGGCAACGATGGAGTGCTTTTAATGATCGCTCCATTGCTTCATTCGTTAAATATCCGGTTTGGCGATCGCGGTGACCGAGACGCACCATATCTTTTTCGCGAGCAATGATTGTAAAAGCAGGCAAACTAGGCTGAATTTTGACAATCACCATATGAATCGAGTTAGTCCCGATATCAATCGCGGCCAACGTACAATCTTCCGCCTCCGTAAAATTCGCAAACTGCTTCGAATTCGTTTGAAGTTGATAAGTGGAAGTCGTCATAGGTTGTTCGGCGTTAGTTTGCTAATCTCTATTATTAGGGATTACCCTATATTTTCATTGATCCTCTGCAAAGTTTTATGGCGACAGAACCAACATGGCAAAAAATTATTCGTCTCCTACGGTGGGATAAACCCGCAGGTCGTCTAATCCTCATTATTCCAGCCTTATGGGCCGTTTTTCTAGCGGCAGAGGCTCAGCCCGATCCATTGTTGGTCCTCGTGATTATTTTGGGCGCCATCACCACAAGTGCAGCAGGTTGCGTGATTAATGACTTATGGGATCGAGATATTGATCCCAAGGTCGAACGGACAAAGGTACGTCCCCTCGCATCCAAAGCTTTAACGGTAAAAGTTGGTATTGCCACAGCCTTCGTTTCATTATTCTGTGCAGCAGGATTAGCTTTCTACTTCAATCCTTGGACAAACCCTCTAAGTTTTTGGCTCTGCGTCGGTGCTGTCCCTGTTATTGTTTGTTACCCTCTTGCTAAAAGAGTGTTCCCTGTCCCTCAGCTAGTGTTAGCGATCGCCTGGGGCTTTGCCGTTCTTATCAGTTGGAGTGCTGTCACGAAAAATCTGAGTACACCAACATGGCTGTTATGGGGAGCAACAGTCCTTTGGACATTGGGTTTCGACACAATTTATGCTTTATCAGATCGTGAAGATGATCTCAAAATTGGCATTAATTCTAGTGCCATCTTTTTTGGGAAATTCGCCCCAGAAGCTGTCGGTTTATTTTATGTGGGCACGGCAACCTGTTTGGCAATACTCGGTCAAACCCTTGCATTAAATTTATCCATTTATGGCATCACATGGGCGATCTCCGTGGGATTGTGGTTTTACCAATATTGGCAATTACGCCGCAGCAATTTACCTCGTTTCAAATACGGCAAAATGTTTGCGCAAAACGTCACCATTGGGTTCATTTTGCTAATCGGTATGATCCTAGGATCTCTGTTTACAGCACCTTAATACGAGCGGCGATCGCGACATTCCCAAATAATTTCGCCCGATAACCATAAAACTCTACTTTTAGTGATTGTCCTTCTTTTGAGAGACCTCGAAACGTTACCAATAATTGTGATTGTTTCCCTTCAAAACATTCCGCCATCTTTTTCGCAAAAGCTTCTTGATGAGTATCCGCAACGAGATCAAAAAATGAGTTAATCTCAACTAGTTCATGGGATTCATAATTAAACAGCTCAGCTAGACGGGGATCCGCAGAGATTAGCTTGCCATCTTCAGATAAAACGAACTGACTAATCGACTTAAATTCGTCAGTTTCCTCTCTATCAGGTTTTTGTTCTGGAATCTCTTGAGCTGGCCGAATCTGCACTCGCAACAAATCCAAAACCATCCCTAATTTTGTTGCACATAATTCAATTAATTTAGCTTTCTCTTGATTGAAAAAGCCAATTTCTGAATGCATCAATGTGGCGATCGCAAGTAAATGAGACCCTCGCATAATCGGAAAACATAAAATCGATTTAGCATCATAGGGTTGATAGGGCAATTCCAACCATCTATCATCCGCTGCAGTATCTTCTATGACACCAATCTCCCTCTGGCGATATACCCATCCAGCCAAACCATTTTCCAGAACTTGACCAACCACCGTTTCCTTTTGCTCACGGATCGCAATTCCGCGCGCCAAAATACTTTCAGCGACATAACCTTGCTCATCCAACCAAAATAAGCTGCTTTCTTCCGCAAAAGTCAACTTAGCTAAGCCTTCTAATGTCTGACGTAATATTGAACGCAATAATAATTTTCCTGACGATCTTGTCACCATCGACAAAAAAGTTACCATCAAGCCATCCTGTAATTCACAAGCCTGCTGCAATCTCTCAAAATAGAGAGAATCAGCCGGAATATTAGACTCTAGATTCATTAATTAGGACAGCTCAAAACACTACAAATTGATTATACGTTTCCCAAGAAAATTAGTCTTTGCTCAATCGACATTCAAAAACAAATAAGCTCCCTATCAAAGCTGATAGAGAGCCTAATTAGATATATTCAGTTTTATATAAAGAAGAGAAGCTTGGCATTGAGCTATTTTCCCGATGGGCTACCCCAGAGGTATCGTCGCCGCAATAGCGTTTCACAGCCGAGTTCGGGATGGGATCGGAGTGGTTCCACTATGCTAGAAACACCAAGCAGTGGTGTGTATTCACACCCTCAAGACTGCACAAAGAATTAGATATGTATCGATTACGTTAGATGTCTGATTTGATTGATTTAAGGACAAGCCCTCGGTCTGTTAGGACATCTCGGCTGCATATGTTGCCATACTTCCACCTAATGCCTATTAACGGGTGTTCTTCCCGTGACCTTACTGGATTAACTCCATGAGAGTACTCATCTTGAGGTGGGCTTCCCACTTAGATGCTTTCAGCGGTTATCCACTCCGCACTTGGCTACCCTGCGTTTACCGTTGGCACGATAACAGGTACACCAGCGGTGCGTCCTTCCCGGTCCTCTCGTACTAAGGAAGACTCCTCTCAATACTCTTGCGCCTACACCGGATATGGACCGAACTGTCTCACGACGTTCTGAACCCAGCTCACGTACCGCTTTAATGGGCGAACAGCCCAACCCTTGGGACCTACTTCAGCCCCAGGTTGCGATGAGCCGACATCGAGGTGCCAAACCTCCCCGTCGATGTGAACTCTTGGGGGAGATCAGCCTGTTATCCCTAGAGTAACTTTTATCCGTTGAGCGACGGCCCTTCCACGCAGTGCCGTCGGATCACTAAGACCATGTTTCCATCCTGCTTGACTTGTAGGTCTCGCAGTCAAGCTCCCTTATGCCTTTGCACTCAATGGCTGATTTCCAACCAGCCTGAGGGAACCTTTGTACGCCTCCGTTATCGTTTAGGAGGCGACCGCCCCAGTCAAACTGCCCACCTGATACTGTCCTTTCACCGGTTTCACGGTTTAAAGTTAGAATTCTAGCCTTGTTAGAGTGGTATCTCACCATTGGCTCCATATTCCCCACGAGGAATATATCAACGCCTCCCACCTATCCTGCGCAAACAAAGCCCGAACCCAATACCAAGCTACAGTAAAGCTTCATAGGGTCTTTCTGTCCAGGTGTAGGTAGTCCGTATCTTCACAGACAATCCTATTTCGCCGAGCCTCTCTCCGAGACAGTGCCCAGATCGTTACGCCTTTCGTGCGGGTCGGAACTTACCCGACAAGGAATTTCGCTACCTTAGGACCGTTATAGTTACGGCCGCCGTTCACCGGGGCTTCAGTCGTCAGCTTCGCCGAAGCTAACCGACTTCCTTAACCTTCCGGCACTGGGCAGGCGTCAGCCCCTATACTTCCTCTTACGAGTT from [Leptolyngbya] sp. PCC 7376 includes:
- a CDS encoding Ppx/GppA phosphatase family protein, which encodes MTTSTYQLQTNSKQFANFTEAEDCTLAAIDIGTNSIHMVIVKIQPSLPAFTIIAREKDMVRLGHRDRQTGYLTNEAMERSLKALHRCQTLAKSFQADSLVAVATSAMREAPNGREFLQHIETELQLKVDLISGQEEARRIYLGVLSAVDFNRQPRLLIDIGGGSTEISLVETHEARFLSSTKVGAVRLTQDFVSTDPISDREFITLSAYIRGMLERPIEELREHLQPSEVVKMIGTSGTIETLAEMHAMAKLGSTPNPIHGYKFSLKGLDQLIKQMRELNYRERSNLPGLADKRAEIILAGAIILREAMDLLGMSEIMLCERALREGVIVDWMLSHGFIESRLSYQSSIRERSVMAIAKKYRVNLDCCKRTAKFSLEIFDQLQGVLHKWDTEVREMLWAAAILHNCGLYISHSAHHKHSYYLIRNAELLGFNETQLEIVANFARYHRKSKPKKKHHSYQNLTSKSERQMVCELSAIMRLAVALDRRQIGAIAHVNCSYDAKAKHLTLNLIPSHNDDSCELELWNLQYKKEIFEEEFGVTVSAKLQM
- a CDS encoding 4-hydroxybenzoate solanesyltransferase, coding for MATEPTWQKIIRLLRWDKPAGRLILIIPALWAVFLAAEAQPDPLLVLVIILGAITTSAAGCVINDLWDRDIDPKVERTKVRPLASKALTVKVGIATAFVSLFCAAGLAFYFNPWTNPLSFWLCVGAVPVIVCYPLAKRVFPVPQLVLAIAWGFAVLISWSAVTKNLSTPTWLLWGATVLWTLGFDTIYALSDREDDLKIGINSSAIFFGKFAPEAVGLFYVGTATCLAILGQTLALNLSIYGITWAISVGLWFYQYWQLRRSNLPRFKYGKMFAQNVTIGFILLIGMILGSLFTAP
- a CDS encoding GAF domain-containing protein — protein: MNLESNIPADSLYFERLQQACELQDGLMVTFLSMVTRSSGKLLLRSILRQTLEGLAKLTFAEESSLFWLDEQGYVAESILARGIAIREQKETVVGQVLENGLAGWVYRQREIGVIEDTAADDRWLELPYQPYDAKSILCFPIMRGSHLLAIATLMHSEIGFFNQEKAKLIELCATKLGMVLDLLRVQIRPAQEIPEQKPDREETDEFKSISQFVLSEDGKLISADPRLAELFNYESHELVEINSFFDLVADTHQEAFAKKMAECFEGKQSQLLVTFRGLSKEGQSLKVEFYGYRAKLFGNVAIAARIKVL